A stretch of the Capsicum annuum cultivar UCD-10X-F1 chromosome 10, UCD10Xv1.1, whole genome shotgun sequence genome encodes the following:
- the LOC107854520 gene encoding protein VAPYRIN, protein MDRLLTLEPSNVVTIRLEPGHKCSGEVTLRNVMYTMPVAFRLQPVNKTRYAIRPQSGIISPLTTITLEIIYHLPPNTTLPNTFPHSDDSFLLHSVVAPGAAINNMATSPTLLDMVPIDWFTTKKKQVFIDSAIKIMFVGSPVLCYLVKRGYMDEIREVLEKSDPNCKPADSVDSEGKTLLHLAISQSRPDLVQLLLEFGPNIEAHSRSCSSPLEAASALGESLIVELLLAKKAKTERTQYSTSGPIHLAAGNGHLEVVKLLLLNGADVNALTKDGNAALHIAVEEGRRDCARVLLANGARADVRNAENGDTPLHIAAGLGDEHMVRVLIQKGADKNVRNKYGKTAYDVAAENGHNKLFDALRLGDNLCVAARKGDVRTIQRLLENGASINGRDQHGWTALHRASLKGRIEVVKALIENGIDINAKDDEGYTALHCAVEAGHVDVAELLVKKGADIDSRTNKGVSPLRIAESLKYSGLIRVLMQGNGAKELGGTKLETNFVKLYGKMAKDVEIGSVKKRSHVNKSSRVRRSSFDRTIPLAC, encoded by the exons ATGGATAGGCTATTAACCCTAGAGCCATCTAATGTGGTGACTATACGACTTGAGCCAGGTCATAAATGTTCGGGTGAGGTAACCCTACGTAACGTCATGTACACCATGCCGGTCGCGTTCAGGCTGCAGCCGGTGAACAAGACTCGTTACGCGATTCGTCCTCAATCGGGGATCATCTCTCCATTAACAACGATCACTTTAGAGATAATTTACCATCTACCACCAAACACAACTCTCCCAAACACTTTCCCTCACTCTGATGATTCATTCCTCTTGCATAGTGTTGTTGCCCCAGGGGCAGCTATTAATAATATGGCCACTTCTCCAACCTTATTAGATATGGTCCCAATTGATTGGTTCACTACAAAGAAAAAACAAGTTTTCATAGATAGTGCTATTAAAATCATGTTTGTTGGTTCACCTGTTTTGTGCTATTTAGTGAAAAGAGGCTATATGGATGAAATTAGAGAAGTGTTAGAAAAAAGTGACCCTAATTGTAAACCTGCTGATTCAGTGGACTCCGAAGGTAAAACATTACTCCATTTGGCTATTTCACAAAGTAGGCCTGATTTAGTCCAATTGTTACTTGAATTTGGGCCTAATATTGAGGCCCATAGTAGATCATGTTCAAGCCCATTAGAAGCAGCATCAGCATTAGGCGAATCACTAATTGTTGAACTTTTACTAGCAAAAAAGGCTAAAACTGAAAGAACACAATACTCTACATCAGGCCCAATACATCTTGCTGCTGGAAATGGTCATTTGGAAGTAGTAAAGTTACTATTACTCAATGGTGCTGATGTGAATGCCTTAACGAAAGACGGTAACGCGGCCTTGCACATCGCGGTGGAGGAAGGTAGGCGCGATTGTGCGCGTGTTTTGTTGGCCAATGGCGCGAGAGCTGATGTGAGAAACGCGGAGAATGGTGATACGCCTTTGCATATTGCTGCTGGATTAGGCGATGAACATATGGTACGCGTTTTGATTCAAAAGGGGGCTGACAAAAATGTACGTAATAAGTATGGTAAAACTGCGTATGATGTTGCTGCTGAAAATGGACATAACAAGCTTTTCGATGCCCTCCGTTTAG GTGATAACCTATGTGTGGCGGCTCGAAAAGGAGATGTAAGAACCATCCAACGGCTCCTAGAAAACGGAGCCAGCATCAACGGCCGCGATCAACATGGATGGACAGCATTGCATAGGGCAAGTTTGAAAGGACGGATAGAAGTTGTAAAGGCATTAATCGAAAATGGAATCGATATAAATGCGAAAGATGATGAAGGATATACTGCATTACATTGTGCAGTTGAAGCAGGACATGTTGATGTAGCTGAATTGTTAGTTAAAAAAGGTGCAGATATCGATTCGAGGACTAATAAAGGTGTTAGTCCATTGCGAATTGCAGAGTCTTTGAAGTATTCGGGGTTGATTAGGGTACTCATGCAAGGTAACGGAGCGAAAGAActaggagggacaaaattagaaACTAATTTTGTGAAATTGTATGGTAAAATGGCTAAAGATGTAGAGATTGGTAGTGTCAAGAAAAGAAGTCATGTGAATAAATCGTCAAGAGTTCGGAGGAGTAGCTTTGATAGAACCATTCCATTGGCTTGTTGA
- the LOC107854552 gene encoding transcription factor MYB60, translating to MGRPPCCDKIGIKKGPWTPEEDIILVSYIQEHGPGNWRSVPTNTGLMRCSKSCRLRWTNYLRPGIKRGNFTPHEEGMIIHLQALLGNKWAAIASYLPQRTDNDIKNYWNTHLKKKLKKLQTELDSHNLAPLLPNNNNNNNINYDNHHQFSWQLSVNNNDKQGISSNSSSSSLYASSTENISRLLEGWMRSSPNNPSRRNNIDHDHDDEMLHVAQKNDQDQEIVKSTCEENENSWIIPKEKSSNCESNGVVVVDHGKTSPPPFTYLEKWLLEENGGQVEELMELPMIFT from the exons ATGGGGAGGCCTCCTTGTTGTGATAAAATAGGTATCAAGAAAGGTCCTTGGACTCCTGAAGAAGATATCATTTTAGTCTCTTATATACAAGAACATGGTCCTGGAAATTGGAGATCAGTCCCTACTAATACTG gGTTGATGAGATGCAGCAAAAGTTGTAGGCTAAGGTGGACAAATTACTTGAGGCCAGGAATCAAAAGGGGGAATTTCACTCCACATGAAGAAGGAATGATTATCCATCTTCAAGCTTTATTGGGTAACAA ATGGGCAGCCATAGCTTCATATCTACCACAAAGGACAGACAATGACATCAAGAATTATTGGAATACTCATCTAAAGAAGAAACTCAAGAAACTCCAAACAGAATTGGATTCACATAATTTGGCTCCTCTTCttcctaataataataataataacaatattaattatgATAATCATCATCAATTCTCATGGCAATTAAGTGTCAATAATAATGATAAGCAAGGGATCTCATCaaattcttcatcatcatcattgtatGCTTCAAGTACAGAAAATATTTCAAGACTTTTAGAAGGTTGGATGAGATCTTCCCCTAATAATCCTTCTAGAAGAAACAATATTGATCATGACCATGATGATGAGATGTTGCATGTGGCACAAAAAAATGATCAAGATCAAGAAATTGTTAAGAGTACTTGTGAGGAAAATGAAAATTCTTGGATTATTCCAAAAGAGAAATCAAGTAATTGTGAGAGCAAtggagttgttgttgttgatcatgGAAAGACAAGTCCACCTCCATTCACATATCTTGAGAAGTGGCTACTAGAAGAAAATGGTGGTCAAGTTGAAGAACTCATGGAACTTCCTATGATATTCACATGA
- the LOC107854537 gene encoding 5-methyltetrahydropteroyltriglutamate--homocysteine methyltransferase produces the protein MASHIVGYPRMGPKRELKFALESFWDGKSAAEDLKKVSADLRSSIWKQMSDAGIKYIPSNTFSYYDQMLDTTAMLGAVPSRYNWTGGEIEFSTYFSMARGNASVPAMEMTKWFDTNYHFIVPELGPDVNFSYASHKAVDEYKEAKALGVDTVPVLVGPVSYLLLSKPAKGVEKSFPLLSLLDKILPIYKEVIAELKAAGASFIQFDEPTLVLDLEAQKLEAFTKAYADLESSLSGLNVLVQTYFADVPAEAFKTLTALKGVTGFGFDLVRGTKTLDLIKSSFPSGKYLFAGVVDGRNIWANDLAASLALLQSLEGVVGKDKLVVSTSCSLLHTAVDLINETKLDDEIKSWLAFAAQKVVEVNALAKALSGAKDEAFFSANAAAQASRKSSPRVTNEAVQKASAALQGSDHRRATNVSARLDAQQKKLNLPILPTTTIGSFPQTVELRRVRREYKAKKISEEEYVAAITEEIKKVVELQEDLDIDVLVHGEPERNDMVEYFGEQLSGFAFTANGWVQSYGSRCVKPPIIYGDVSRPKAMTVFWSSKAQSMTKRPMKGMLTGPVTILNWSFVRNDQPRFETCYQIALAIKDEVEDLEKAGITVIQIDEAALREGLPLRKSEHAFYLNWAVHSFRITNVGIQDTTQIHTHMCYSNFNDIIHSIIDMDADVITIENSRSDEKLLSVFREGVKYGAGIGPGVYDIHSPRIPSAEEIADRVNKMLAVLDTNILWVNPDCGLKTRKYTEVKPALQNMVSAAKAIRTQLASAK, from the exons ATGGCATCTCACATTGTTGGATATCCTCGTATGGGCCCAAAGAGAGAGCTGAAATTTGCTCTCGAGTCTTTCTGGGATGGAAAGAGCGCTGCTGAGGACTTGAAGAAGGTGTCTGCAGACCTCAGGTCATCCATCTGGAAACAGATGTCTGATGCTGGCATTAAGTACATCCCCAGCAACACCTTCTCATACTATGATCAGATGCTCGACACAACCGCAATGCTTGGTGCCGTCCCATCTAGGTACAACTGGACCGGTGGTGAGATTGAGTTCAGTACTTACTTCTCAATGGCCAGAGGAAATGCCTCCGTCCCTGCTATGGAGATGACCAAGTGGTTTGATACCAACTA CCACTTCATTGTCCCCGAGTTGGGCCCTGATGTTAACTTTTCTTATGCTTCCCACAAGGCAGTAGATGAGTACAAGGAGGCCAAGGCG CTTGGGGTAGATACTGTTCCAGTACTTGTTGGTCCAGTTTCATACTTGTTGCTATCCAAACCTGCTAAGGGTGTTGAGAAATCTTTCCCTCTTTTGTCACTTCTGGACAAAATCCTTCCAATTTACAA GGAAGTTATCGCGGAGTTGAAGGCAGCTGGTGCCTCTTTTATTCAGTTTGATGAGCCCACACTTGTGTTGGATCTAGAGGCTCAGAAATTGGAAGCATTCACTAAGGCCTATGCTGATCTGGAGTCATCTCTATCCGGCCTTAATGTTCTCGTCCAGACCTACTTTGCTGATGTTCCCGCAGAGGCATTCAAAACCCTCACTGCCTTGAAGGGAGTTACCGGCTTTGGCTTTGACTTGGTCCGTGGAACTAAGACACTCGATTTAATCAAGAGCAGCTTCCCTTCGGGCAAGTACTTGTTTGCTGGAGTTGTTGATGGAAGGAACATCTGGGCAAATGATCTTGCTGCATCTCTTGCTCTCCTGCAATCTCTTGAGGGCGTTGTGGGAAAAG ACAAGCTTGTTGTCtctacatcatgctccctactcCACACCGCTGTTGATCTGATCAACGAGACCAAATTAGATGATGAAATCAAATCATGGCTGGCATTTGCTGCCCAAAAGGTTGTTGAAGTTAATGCTTTGGCCAAGGCATTGTCTGGTGCCAAGGATGAG GCATTTTTCTCTGCCAATGCTGCTGCTCAAGCTTCCAGGAAGTCCTCCCCAAGAGTGACAAATGAAGCTGTTCAAAAGGCT TCTGCTGCTCTTCAAGGATCTGACCACCGCCGTGCTACCAATGTTAGTGCTAGACTCGATGCCCAACAAAAGAAGCTTAACTTACCAATTTTGCCTACAACCACCATTGGATCCTTCCCTCAAACAGTTGAGCTTAGAAGAGTTCGCCGTGAATACAAGGCCAAGAA GATCTCTGAGGAGGAGTATGTTGCAGCTATCACTGAGGAAATCAAGAAGGTTGtcgaactccaggaagatcttgaCATTGATGTCTTGGTTCACGGAGAGCCTGAG AGGAACGATATGGTTGAGTACTTCGGAGAGCAGCTATCTGGTTTTGCTTTCACTGCCAATGGGTGGGTTCAATCTTATGGATCTCGATGTGTGAAGCCACCAATCATCTATGGTGATGTGAGCCGCCCCAAGGCAATGACTGTCTTCTGGTCCTCAAAAGCTCAAAGCATGACCAAGAGGCCAATGAAGGGAATGCTTACCGGCCCTGTCACCATTCTCAACTGGTCTTTTGTCAGAAATGACCAGCCAAG GTTTGAGACCTGCTACCAGATTGCTTTGGCCATTAAGGATGAAGTGGAGGATTTGGAGAAGGCTGGCATCACCGTGATCCAAATCGATGAAGCTGCTTTGAGAGAGGGTTTGCCTTTGAGGAAATCTGAACATGCATTCTACTTGAACTGGGCTGTCCACTCCTTCAGAATCACCAACGTCGGCATCCAGGACACCACACAG ATCCACACCCACATGTGCTACTCCAACTTCAACGATATCATCCACTCCATCATCGACATGGATGCTGATGTGATCACCATTGAGAACTCACGTTCCGATGAGAAGCTCCTCTCCGTTTTCAGGGAGGGAGTGAAATACGGAGCTGGCATTGGACCTGGTGTCTACGATATCCACTCTCCTAGAATACCATCTGCCGAAGAGATTGCTGACAGAGTTAACAAGATGCTTGCAGTTCTTGACACCAACATCTTGTGGGTCAACCCCGACTGTGGTCTCAAGACTCGTAAGTACACTGAGGTGAAGCCAGCATTGCAAAACATGGTGTCCGCAGCCAAGGCCATCCGCACTCAACTCGCCAGCGCCAAGTGA